The following is a genomic window from Fusibacter sp. A1.
AAACTTTCGCGTAGCGAAATCAAGGTAGTCTGAATATCCAAGTGCTGAGTTTCTATTTTTAAATAATTGCCGTTCGAGTACTCTTCTGTCATCAGGTTTTGATACAAAGTGGACAAATCTAAATTATTGTTTTTAGCATATGCGGCAGCAGCTTCAGGGTCATTAAACAATGACTTTTGCAGAGTATAGATCGGCTCTAAAGTATCTAGGAGCTCTTTAGTTGACTTAGCAAGAGATTCTTGTGTATCAATCGAATTCTTCAAATTGTCAATACTGATTTCATAATTTAAGATAAAGGAATTGATCGCATTTTTCTTATAAAGAATACGCTGATCAATGATAAAACGATTAATCAAATCCTGATTGATCTTCTGCCCCATAGCAGGATCTTCATTTGTGACTACCACAGAAAAACGATTCGACTCCTCTTCTTGCTCTAAAACAATACTATTTTTAAAACTTTCAGGTGTTGTTTCCAGCTCATTTTCCTTAATCACTTTTTCTAGCAAATCATTATTATAAAAGTACTGAAGGTAATCAGAAGCATTCCGTGAAGGAAACTGGTAGGTACCGTACCTGGTGCCTTCTTCCGTTGGCGCCTTAATCATCAATACGCTTTTTGTTTCATAGCTAGGCGATGCAATAAAATACGAATAGATAGCTGCCAGTAAAAACATAGTGATTGTAAATCCTATGACAATCCTACGTTCCTTCCAAAGCGCCATAATCAATTCTTTTAAGCTGATTTCATCATACTCTTGCTGTTCCATAATTAGTCCCTTTCATTGTAGGTGAATGTCGGTATATAGGTCTTTAGTGTCTTTCGTATAGCAGCATCACTTACAGTGCTTGCATCGCGTAGTTCGGTTAACATCTTCTTTACTGACGTTTCAGTGACAACTTCTGACTTTTCAATAAAAATCTTTTCAAAAGCCGTCGTGTTCATGTTGTCTTCATTTAAAATCAGTTCTTCAAACATCTTTTCACCCGGACGCAGTCCAGTGAACTCAATTTTTATATCCTCGTTCACCCTTAGCCCGGACAACCTGATTAAGTTTTCAGCAAGCGA
Proteins encoded in this region:
- a CDS encoding Wzz/FepE/Etk N-terminal domain-containing protein, which gives rise to MEQQEYDEISLKELIMALWKERRIVIGFTITMFLLAAIYSYFIASPSYETKSVLMIKAPTEEGTRYGTYQFPSRNASDYLQYFYNNDLLEKVIKENELETTPESFKNSIVLEQEEESNRFSVVVTNEDPAMGQKINQDLINRFIIDQRILYKKNAINSFILNYEISIDNLKNSIDTQESLAKSTKELLDTLEPIYTLQKSLFNDPEAAAAYAKNNNLDLSTLYQNLMTEEYSNGNYLKIETQHLDIQTTLISLRESLDNKLEFYDELIAERELLAISVGTENEQSILNNRLDVFNDKIFVISEAYLPEKPVGPRKALNMAIGLVLGVMLGVFAGLFKNYWKTT